A region of Streptomyces liliifuscus DNA encodes the following proteins:
- a CDS encoding DNA-processing protein DprA — MDLDITADQHDLLTLCALRAGDATLDWSLLARGAQSPEGLAALMDGQLHEDSRAATKNRPLLQQALTAGLDDARARVDDELAAAGKTGARLVTVLDEDYPANLRVIGNLPPFLFYRGELDQRDARSIAIVGTRQASEDGLRRAARMARELVDHDVVIASGLAKGIDAAAHQATLTAGGRTFAVMGTGIAAPIYPAENRPLAKAILAAGGALLSQFWPTSPPAKYTFPRRNVVTSGTTLGSVVIEASSTSGAKMQARLAAEHGKLVFLIRSLADTQPWAKKMLEEDRAILVTASSDITDRLGQAADIQAAGQQRQQLALAGL, encoded by the coding sequence ATGGACCTCGATATCACCGCTGACCAGCACGATCTGCTGACCCTGTGCGCGTTGCGCGCCGGCGACGCCACCCTCGACTGGAGCCTGCTTGCCCGCGGCGCCCAGAGCCCCGAGGGCCTGGCCGCACTCATGGACGGACAGCTGCACGAGGACTCCCGTGCCGCGACCAAGAACCGCCCCCTGCTACAGCAGGCCCTGACCGCCGGCCTGGACGACGCCCGCGCGCGCGTCGACGACGAACTCGCCGCCGCCGGCAAGACCGGCGCGCGCTTGGTCACCGTCCTGGACGAGGACTACCCGGCCAACCTCAGGGTGATCGGCAACCTGCCGCCGTTCCTCTTCTACCGCGGCGAGCTCGACCAGCGCGACGCCCGCTCCATCGCCATCGTCGGCACCCGCCAGGCCTCCGAGGATGGGCTGCGCCGGGCGGCCCGGATGGCCCGCGAGCTCGTCGACCACGACGTCGTGATCGCCAGCGGTCTCGCCAAGGGCATCGACGCAGCCGCCCACCAGGCCACGCTCACCGCCGGCGGCCGGACCTTCGCCGTCATGGGCACCGGCATCGCCGCCCCGATCTACCCGGCCGAGAACCGTCCGCTCGCGAAGGCGATCCTCGCCGCCGGAGGCGCGCTGCTGAGCCAGTTCTGGCCCACCAGCCCCCCGGCGAAGTACACCTTCCCCCGCCGCAACGTGGTCACCTCCGGCACCACCCTGGGCAGCGTCGTCATCGAAGCATCCAGTACGTCGGGCGCCAAGATGCAGGCGCGCCTGGCCGCTGAGCACGGCAAGCTCGTCTTCCTGATCCGCTCCCTCGCCGACACTCAGCCCTGGGCCAAGAAGATGCTGGAGGAGGACCGGGCGATCCTGGTCACCGCCTCCAGCGACATCACCGACCGCCTCGGCCAGGCCGCGGACATCCAGGCCGCCGGACAGCAGCGCCAGCAGCTCGCCCTGGCCGGCCTGTGA